A portion of the Paenibacillus marchantiae genome contains these proteins:
- a CDS encoding PH domain-containing protein — MQYIQSTPEQRLSPDAITIWRISAIISNGIGLIVLAALLILDSVFGWRAWIGWFLWGVTAISVLYAVWEVFIRPSLLYKHWYYDANEEFLQLKHGALKKVHQIVPMAKVQSVTTNQGPLLRKYGLYSVSVGTMGSSHTIPALPEEVALELRNQIASYARINEVDE, encoded by the coding sequence ATGCAGTACATACAGAGTACACCCGAGCAACGTTTATCGCCGGATGCCATAACCATATGGAGAATCAGTGCGATTATATCGAACGGAATAGGGTTGATTGTGCTTGCAGCACTGCTGATTCTGGATTCCGTCTTTGGATGGAGGGCGTGGATTGGTTGGTTTCTGTGGGGAGTGACTGCCATATCAGTGCTGTATGCGGTGTGGGAGGTTTTTATCCGGCCTTCATTGTTATACAAGCATTGGTATTACGATGCGAATGAGGAGTTCTTGCAATTGAAACACGGCGCTTTGAAAAAGGTACATCAGATCGTTCCCATGGCCAAAGTACAATCCGTCACGACGAACCAGGGTCCTCTTTTGAGAAAATATGGCCTATATTCTGTATCGGTTGGCACGATGGGTTCATCTCATACGATCCCGGCGCTGCCAGAGGAAGTGGCGCTTGAATTGCGTAATCAGATTGCGTCCTATGCAAGGATTAATGAGGTGGATGAATGA
- a CDS encoding PH domain-containing protein, whose amino-acid sequence MNEMKRQHPLAMLWSLWKLVKNSFAFIVFLFILRHGSASTWIMYGRIVFYVAIAFSVISIIWSWFTLRYTADDKAFQIYSGVFNRTRRTIPYTKIQNVNRHTSLFHRLFRVTSIRFETGIKGEDSTFQLQVVSLTESDRLEKVVAGHISEANVVSDAVEPNEEHVTPLEYVTLEEDIQLPVKEELERIVHYKSTRKDIFKASFTSLSFLVLIPILGSLYSSVKDFFPDEKVTESILLTWLDTWWITALIITGLIAVSIMLGIVRTFVKYGDFQISSDRKRIYITKGMLEQTAFSILKERVQAVKITQSPMKRLLGLAEVELTTAGGVGESEQEVNSLYPFLPVKQAYDMISEILPSYQVTQEMQKLPRKSLWLRMLTPSWVWIIATGLLFYFKPPILGQNQAWWMISAILLLWIVICRIIDFLHTRYVLNQNFIQLRTGALTSTLYISKREKVIEVQITRNLLQRWFGVASIQTVNRAKPVLHHTLNDIPLEAIESFQLWYMERSQNVQTR is encoded by the coding sequence ATGAACGAGATGAAAAGACAACACCCGTTAGCCATGCTCTGGAGTTTGTGGAAACTGGTGAAAAATTCTTTTGCATTTATCGTTTTTTTATTTATTCTCCGTCATGGCTCGGCGTCCACGTGGATCATGTATGGCAGAATCGTCTTTTATGTGGCTATCGCGTTTAGTGTGATAAGCATCATCTGGAGTTGGTTTACGCTACGTTATACCGCAGATGATAAGGCTTTTCAGATCTACAGTGGGGTGTTTAATCGCACAAGAAGAACGATACCCTATACCAAAATTCAGAACGTGAACCGGCATACGTCGTTGTTTCATCGTTTGTTCCGAGTCACATCCATTCGTTTTGAGACGGGTATCAAGGGAGAAGATTCTACTTTTCAGTTGCAAGTCGTTTCACTTACGGAATCGGATAGGCTTGAAAAGGTTGTAGCAGGGCATATATCGGAAGCGAATGTCGTCAGTGATGCTGTAGAGCCAAATGAAGAACACGTGACACCACTTGAATACGTAACACTGGAAGAAGATATTCAACTACCTGTAAAAGAAGAGCTTGAACGGATTGTCCATTACAAGTCCACTCGAAAAGATATATTCAAAGCTTCGTTTACGTCACTTAGCTTTCTGGTACTTATTCCGATTCTGGGATCGCTCTATTCGTCGGTGAAAGATTTCTTTCCCGATGAAAAAGTGACGGAGAGCATCCTGTTGACATGGCTGGATACCTGGTGGATTACCGCATTGATCATCACAGGACTTATTGCTGTTTCTATTATGCTAGGTATTGTCAGAACATTTGTGAAGTATGGCGATTTCCAAATCTCCTCTGATCGCAAACGTATCTACATTACGAAGGGGATGTTGGAACAGACCGCATTTTCAATCCTGAAAGAACGAGTACAGGCGGTGAAAATCACACAGTCTCCGATGAAAAGACTGCTAGGCTTGGCAGAAGTGGAACTAACGACAGCAGGTGGTGTGGGAGAATCCGAACAGGAAGTTAACTCGCTCTATCCTTTTCTGCCTGTGAAGCAAGCTTACGATATGATCTCGGAGATTTTGCCATCCTATCAGGTTACGCAGGAGATGCAAAAGCTTCCACGAAAATCATTATGGCTGCGCATGCTGACACCAAGCTGGGTGTGGATCATTGCAACAGGGTTACTGTTTTATTTCAAACCGCCGATTCTGGGACAGAATCAGGCATGGTGGATGATTTCCGCTATTCTGTTACTGTGGATTGTCATATGCAGAATAATTGATTTTCTCCATACACGATACGTCCTGAATCAGAACTTTATCCAATTGCGAACGGGTGCATTAACCTCAACACTATACATCTCCAAGCGAGAGAAAGTCATTGAGGTACAGATCACCCGGAATCTGCTGCAACGCTGGTTTGGAGTTGCTTCGATTCAAACCGTGAATCGTGCCAAACCTGTTCTGCATCATACGCTAAACGATATACCGCTTGAAGCCATAGAGTCGTTTCAGCTGTGGTATATGGAGCGGAGCCAGAACGTCCAGACCCGTTAA
- a CDS encoding Cof-type HAD-IIB family hydrolase, with protein MIKIVFMDVDGTLLSEKDRSLSPSTEDSIRKLVRRGIQVVLVTGRPYNLCRDFRKLGIDTMISANGALIKSGEEVIHKSVLSTRMVREISEFAELNGSSISYFTESFEMNGLCPTDVRVTDALRDTLGLMEYPLSTSSLEQEVYCICLYADQDEVEKFQSRFPALKFVRFHPYVSNVLEENKVSKSIAAGKVLAHLKISKEEAMAFGDGENDIDLLEYVGLGIAMGNAGERVKQSADYVTLRASEDGITHALRKFKIIE; from the coding sequence TTGATTAAAATCGTATTTATGGACGTGGACGGTACGTTACTCAGTGAGAAGGATCGAAGTCTCTCTCCAAGTACAGAGGATTCCATTCGAAAATTGGTTCGTAGGGGCATACAGGTCGTGCTGGTCACTGGCAGACCGTACAATTTATGCCGAGATTTCAGAAAACTCGGGATTGATACCATGATTTCGGCTAACGGGGCATTGATCAAGAGTGGTGAAGAAGTGATACATAAATCGGTGCTTTCTACACGAATGGTTAGAGAAATCAGTGAATTTGCCGAGCTGAACGGCAGCAGTATTTCTTATTTTACAGAGTCATTCGAGATGAATGGTTTATGCCCAACGGATGTACGTGTCACCGATGCATTGAGAGATACGCTCGGTCTGATGGAGTACCCCTTGAGCACCAGTTCTTTGGAACAGGAAGTGTATTGCATTTGTTTATATGCCGATCAAGACGAAGTGGAGAAATTCCAATCCAGATTCCCTGCATTAAAATTCGTGAGGTTTCATCCTTACGTGTCTAACGTACTGGAAGAGAACAAAGTATCCAAATCGATAGCGGCAGGAAAAGTGCTCGCCCACCTGAAAATATCGAAAGAGGAAGCAATGGCTTTTGGCGATGGTGAAAATGATATTGATTTGCTAGAGTATGTGGGACTTGGCATTGCGATGGGAAACGCAGGAGAACGCGTCAAACAAAGTGCCGACTATGTCACACTGCGAGCAAGTGAGGATGGCATCACACATGCGTTGAGGAAGTTTAAAATCATAGAATAA
- a CDS encoding YHYH domain-containing protein, whose amino-acid sequence MKKVVIVILSFVVLIGVSSSAYAHPGRLEKNGGHNCSAKSKQKGLCTGYHYHKKKK is encoded by the coding sequence ATGAAAAAGGTTGTCATTGTAATCTTGTCTTTTGTCGTACTTATTGGTGTATCTTCTTCAGCTTATGCCCATCCAGGTAGACTGGAGAAAAATGGTGGACATAATTGTTCCGCGAAATCCAAACAAAAGGGCCTTTGCACAGGCTACCATTATCACAAAAAGAAGAAATGA
- a CDS encoding HAD family hydrolase, whose translation MDHIKAIIFDLDNTILNRTSTFEGFSQSLINTYFAHIQTTDDILKRIIELDEDGYKDKDVLFNELLHELPWAENPPHAELMEFYGREYVKSAVLMEQAREVVQHLRGKYKTGLITNGKTEIQYGKIDQLGIRDDFDHIIVSEEAGVKKPDPRIFKLALDHFNLSAEQCIYIGDHPVNDVEGAAKVGLSTIWMKVNQPWQDSITTKPLHAIEHLGELKGLL comes from the coding sequence ATGGATCATATTAAAGCGATTATTTTTGATCTAGACAATACGATTCTCAACAGAACAAGTACCTTTGAAGGCTTCAGCCAGAGCTTGATCAACACTTATTTTGCTCATATTCAAACTACAGATGATATTCTTAAACGAATTATTGAGCTGGATGAGGACGGTTACAAGGACAAGGATGTATTGTTCAACGAGCTGCTCCATGAATTACCTTGGGCTGAGAATCCACCTCACGCGGAGCTTATGGAGTTCTATGGCAGAGAGTATGTGAAAAGTGCTGTTCTGATGGAGCAGGCGCGAGAAGTGGTTCAGCATCTAAGAGGAAAATATAAAACAGGTTTAATCACCAATGGTAAAACCGAGATTCAGTACGGCAAAATCGATCAACTTGGCATCCGGGATGATTTTGATCATATTATCGTTTCGGAAGAGGCTGGGGTCAAAAAGCCCGATCCTCGTATTTTCAAATTGGCATTGGATCATTTCAACCTCTCTGCCGAGCAGTGTATCTACATTGGAGATCATCCCGTCAATGATGTTGAAGGAGCGGCAAAAGTAGGTTTGAGCACGATCTGGATGAAGGTCAATCAGCCTTGGCAGGACAGCATTACAACCAAACCATTACATGCTATTGAGCATCTTGGTGAATTAAAAGGCCTGCTCTAA